The Staphylothermus marinus F1 genome has a segment encoding these proteins:
- a CDS encoding FAD-dependent oxidoreductase, producing the protein MLKTIILSMRGLSFLRFTWMCKNPPSITAGRSRIKISIIGAGPGGLAAAGYFACLGYSVTVYDKQPLPGGMMVFAIPKVRIRDETVLEGIYELRDKFGVVFKNNIKIFGNHEPPKEEGDHFVKELINLKDIVDESDAVLITTGTWQSRKLRIPGEEGPRVMSAVEYLYDIRVWEKGLVDHKPSVGRKVVIIGAGLSAVDAALEALEQGVEEVMIAYRRTKKQAPAGVYEINKLIKRGVKWIELVSPVEIIRENGGVKAIRLQRMRLGEPDESGRPRPIPIPGSEFDLEADTIIEAIGEIPTPPLVNGYLGIKLDKRNKIIVDEKFRTSNPKVWAAGDVVTGPSFIGNAIKTSLYASKSIHTYLSGKIL; encoded by the coding sequence ATGCTAAAAACTATTATATTAAGTATGCGGGGGTTGTCATTTTTGAGATTTACATGGATGTGTAAAAATCCACCATCAATTACTGCAGGGCGTTCAAGAATCAAAATATCTATAATAGGTGCTGGTCCTGGAGGGCTTGCCGCAGCAGGCTATTTCGCTTGTCTAGGCTACTCCGTAACAGTATATGATAAACAACCATTACCTGGAGGAATGATGGTTTTCGCCATTCCTAAAGTTAGGATACGTGATGAAACAGTATTGGAAGGCATATATGAGCTTAGAGATAAGTTCGGTGTTGTCTTTAAGAATAATATTAAGATATTCGGTAATCATGAACCACCAAAAGAGGAAGGCGATCACTTCGTGAAGGAACTGATTAATCTAAAAGATATTGTTGATGAAAGTGATGCGGTCCTAATTACGACTGGTACATGGCAAAGTAGAAAACTAAGAATACCTGGAGAGGAAGGTCCTAGAGTTATGAGCGCAGTAGAGTATCTCTACGACATACGTGTTTGGGAGAAAGGGTTGGTTGATCATAAACCGAGTGTTGGGAGAAAAGTAGTAATAATAGGTGCTGGTTTAAGCGCGGTGGATGCAGCTCTGGAGGCACTTGAACAAGGTGTTGAAGAAGTTATGATTGCTTATAGGAGAACAAAGAAACAAGCTCCTGCAGGTGTCTATGAGATAAACAAACTTATAAAAAGAGGTGTTAAATGGATTGAGCTCGTTAGCCCAGTAGAGATAATCAGAGAGAATGGAGGAGTGAAAGCGATTCGCCTACAAAGAATGAGGCTTGGAGAACCTGATGAAAGCGGTAGACCAAGACCAATACCTATTCCTGGAAGCGAATTCGACTTAGAAGCAGATACAATAATTGAGGCAATAGGAGAAATACCTACTCCGCCTCTTGTCAACGGATACCTAGGAATAAAGCTAGATAAAAGAAACAAAATAATTGTAGATGAAAAATTTAGAACAAGTAATCCAAAAGTATGGGCCGCTGGAGACGTTGTAACAGGCCCTAGCTTCATAGGTAATGCAATAAAAACTTCTCTCTACGCATCTAAATCTATACATACATATTTAAGTGGCAAGATTTTATGA
- a CDS encoding class I SAM-dependent methyltransferase — protein sequence MTHYYRKGYPGRKTLIPLTIRGVTLEFVSYTSLFSGREVDKGTYLLLKYIDVPDEGEVLDVGCGYGVIGLTIAKLNPRLKVYMVDINPLAVKITKYNAKLNNLEKQVVVLQGDVYEPVKNLRFNAIYSNPPLSSGMYTVEKIVLEAINYLKPDGFAEFVLARGGEYLVEKARRIYRHVESIRKKGYIILKLKP from the coding sequence ATGACTCATTATTATCGGAAAGGTTATCCTGGAAGGAAAACCCTTATACCACTAACTATTAGAGGTGTAACATTAGAGTTTGTCTCCTATACCTCCTTGTTTTCCGGGAGAGAAGTTGATAAAGGAACGTATCTTCTTCTAAAATACATTGATGTTCCTGATGAAGGCGAAGTATTGGATGTGGGCTGTGGATATGGAGTTATAGGATTAACTATAGCAAAACTTAATCCAAGACTTAAGGTTTATATGGTAGATATTAATCCGTTAGCTGTAAAAATAACTAAATATAATGCAAAACTAAACAATCTAGAGAAACAAGTCGTCGTTCTTCAAGGAGACGTTTATGAACCAGTTAAAAACCTTAGGTTTAACGCAATATATTCTAACCCGCCCCTCTCTTCAGGTATGTACACAGTTGAGAAAATAGTTCTTGAAGCAATAAATTATTTAAAACCAGATGGTTTCGCAGAATTTGTCCTAGCTCGTGGCGGAGAATATTTAGTGGAAAAAGCTAGAAGAATATATAGGCACGTAGAAAGTATTAGAAAAAAGGGATATATTATACTCAAACTAAAACCATAA
- the rbcL gene encoding type III ribulose-bisphosphate carboxylase, whose translation MPHKFEPYHSYIDKNYVPDLENDIIAVFRIKPAKGFTIEDAAGGVAAESSTGTWTTLYPWYNTERVRKLSGKAYYFKDLGDGSWIVRIAYPVELFEEANMPGLLASIAGNVFGMKRVEGLRLEDIYLPKKFLQYFKGPSKGVEGVKKIFRVTDRPIVGTVPKPKVGYSPEEVEKLAYELLVGGMDYIKDDENLTSPSFCRFSERAKHIMRAIDRAEKETGERKVWFANITSDIREMEKRLKLVADYDNPYVMVDVVVTGWSTLTYIRDLAEEYGLAIHAHRAMHAAFTRNPYHGISMYVLAKLYRIIGVDQLHIGTAGVGKLEGGKIDVIRYARILREKHFKPDPDDVFHIEQEMYHIKPAMPVSSGGLHPGNLPGVIDALGTELVLQIGGGVLGHPDGPRAGAMAVRQSLEAILKGIPLDEYAKTHRELARALEKWGFAKPI comes from the coding sequence TTGCCACATAAATTCGAGCCTTATCATAGTTACATAGATAAAAACTATGTTCCAGATTTAGAAAATGACATTATAGCTGTTTTCAGAATTAAACCAGCCAAAGGATTTACAATAGAAGATGCAGCAGGTGGAGTAGCTGCTGAGAGCAGTACTGGTACATGGACCACGCTGTATCCATGGTATAATACTGAAAGAGTTCGTAAATTATCCGGCAAAGCATATTATTTCAAAGATCTAGGTGATGGTTCATGGATTGTTAGAATAGCTTATCCAGTTGAATTATTTGAGGAAGCAAATATGCCGGGCTTACTAGCATCAATAGCTGGAAACGTCTTTGGAATGAAGAGAGTTGAGGGTCTTCGTCTCGAAGATATTTATCTTCCTAAGAAGTTTCTACAATACTTTAAAGGTCCAAGTAAGGGAGTTGAAGGCGTAAAAAAGATCTTTAGAGTGACTGATCGGCCAATAGTGGGCACTGTTCCAAAACCTAAAGTAGGATATTCGCCGGAGGAGGTTGAGAAACTAGCCTACGAACTACTAGTGGGAGGAATGGATTATATTAAAGACGATGAAAACCTGACTAGTCCAAGTTTTTGCAGATTCTCCGAGAGAGCTAAACATATAATGAGAGCAATTGATCGAGCAGAAAAAGAAACCGGTGAGAGAAAAGTTTGGTTCGCAAACATCACCAGCGATATACGTGAAATGGAGAAGAGATTAAAACTTGTAGCAGACTATGATAACCCCTATGTAATGGTTGATGTAGTAGTGACTGGATGGTCTACGCTAACATATATCAGGGATCTAGCTGAAGAATATGGCTTAGCTATTCATGCACATAGAGCAATGCATGCAGCCTTTACCCGTAACCCCTACCACGGTATATCAATGTATGTATTAGCAAAACTCTACAGAATCATTGGCGTAGACCAGCTACATATTGGGACTGCAGGAGTAGGTAAACTTGAGGGAGGAAAAATCGATGTAATAAGATACGCAAGAATACTGAGAGAAAAACATTTCAAACCAGACCCTGACGATGTTTTCCATATAGAACAAGAAATGTACCATATAAAACCAGCGATGCCAGTGTCCTCAGGAGGCCTACACCCAGGCAACTTGCCAGGCGTAATAGATGCTTTAGGAACAGAACTAGTACTACAAATAGGTGGAGGAGTACTAGGACACCCAGATGGTCCAAGAGCAGGGGCGATGGCAGTAAGACAATCATTAGAAGCAATATTGAAAGGAATACCATTAGATGAATACGCGAAAACACATAGAGAACTAGCAAGGGCACTTGAAAAATGGGGATTTGCTAAACCAATATAG
- a CDS encoding nucleotidyltransferase family protein, with protein sequence MMAVILAGGFGKRLRPYTEEIPKPLVSVAEKPILEWQIEWLKQYGFNEFVLLVGYRKEKIIEHIGSGGKLGVKVTYVVEDEPLGTGGAIKNAEHILSKEEKFLVLNGDILTNLNPMKLFEKLDEHPEFVAVIASIPLPSPYGVLEIKDSKVTGFVEKPKLQDYWINAGIYAMKPSALKYFPERGDLERTAFPAMAKDGVLGAVKYTGVFWKSVDTYKDLEEATKAIIKLGGKL encoded by the coding sequence ATGATGGCTGTAATTCTTGCAGGAGGTTTCGGTAAGAGATTACGTCCATATACAGAGGAAATACCTAAGCCCCTAGTTAGCGTTGCTGAAAAACCAATTCTTGAATGGCAAATTGAATGGTTGAAACAGTATGGTTTCAATGAGTTCGTATTACTTGTAGGATATAGGAAAGAGAAAATAATAGAACATATTGGGAGTGGTGGAAAACTGGGTGTTAAAGTAACATATGTTGTTGAAGACGAACCATTAGGAACAGGTGGCGCAATCAAGAACGCTGAACATATTCTTTCTAAAGAGGAGAAATTCTTAGTATTAAACGGAGATATATTAACAAATCTTAATCCAATGAAACTATTCGAAAAACTAGATGAGCACCCAGAATTCGTAGCTGTAATAGCTAGTATACCATTACCTAGCCCTTACGGTGTACTGGAGATAAAGGATTCCAAAGTAACAGGTTTCGTTGAAAAACCAAAACTACAAGATTACTGGATAAACGCCGGCATATATGCAATGAAGCCTTCGGCTCTAAAATACTTCCCAGAGAGAGGGGATCTGGAGAGAACAGCGTTTCCGGCAATGGCTAAAGATGGAGTTCTAGGAGCCGTTAAGTATACAGGTGTATTCTGGAAATCTGTAGATACATATAAGGATCTAGAAGAAGCAACTAAAGCAATAATAAAGCTTGGAGGCAAATTATAA
- a CDS encoding 4Fe-4S dicluster domain-containing protein: MSNIATSTSKNEKELVYMRYIDLDKCIGCYTCEAVCDFLHNGKPFIKIYETSIGLRTPISCLHCSRAPCIEVCPTGAMTRDESGAVYVEYMKCIGCMACLYACPFGIPELDPKVGVSTKCDLCRPLRAQGLDPACYAMCPAEAIMYGKPKDISEQIRKRKAELMIKAKMSGPSTESIS; this comes from the coding sequence GTGTCCAATATAGCCACATCTACTTCTAAAAATGAAAAAGAACTCGTATATATGAGATACATAGATCTAGATAAGTGTATAGGCTGTTATACGTGTGAGGCAGTATGCGACTTCCTACACAACGGTAAACCATTCATTAAAATCTATGAAACAAGCATTGGACTAAGAACACCTATTTCGTGTCTACACTGTAGTCGTGCACCATGCATCGAGGTATGTCCCACAGGAGCTATGACAAGGGATGAAAGTGGCGCAGTTTATGTTGAGTACATGAAATGTATAGGTTGTATGGCGTGTCTATATGCATGTCCATTTGGTATACCAGAGCTTGATCCCAAGGTGGGTGTGTCGACAAAGTGTGATTTATGTAGACCATTACGTGCCCAAGGCTTGGATCCAGCCTGCTATGCGATGTGTCCAGCAGAAGCGATTATGTATGGTAAACCTAAAGATATAAGCGAACAAATTAGAAAGAGGAAAGCGGAGTTAATGATCAAAGCAAAGATGTCCGGGCCCAGCACAGAATCGATAAGTTAA
- a CDS encoding phosphatase PAP2 family protein yields the protein MEKIRQILIYLLLLSSITEFIGVLLENTDLAKTASILGKSTFYMLIAILVYTLYSGEKGIFIIGGLGLTGSLDVMLKTILKMPRPPSSEWLIKVEGPGFPSGHAAMSFSFALLAGYATRNPLIALALFIHAFAVSDSRLVLHVHYPIDVVGGAILGVVVALLSVILYICFNNPGKYLVSITIPSLIASIISSIEMPEYTDAPLLTGLSLGALLSGLLIIKTNNEFLYIDRWLFKAISLFTAFTGSVIVFILESINIYPAVLMAGSVFSILVLMSRLIAYEIIKHLGRTQ from the coding sequence TTGGAAAAAATTAGACAAATACTTATCTACCTACTGTTACTATCTTCGATTACAGAGTTTATAGGAGTATTGCTAGAAAATACTGATCTAGCGAAGACTGCCAGTATTCTTGGGAAAAGCACATTTTATATGCTGATCGCTATCTTAGTTTATACCTTATATTCAGGGGAGAAAGGTATATTTATTATCGGAGGCCTTGGATTAACAGGCTCGCTTGATGTAATGTTGAAAACTATACTAAAAATGCCGAGACCCCCTTCTTCCGAATGGTTAATAAAAGTTGAGGGCCCAGGTTTTCCAAGCGGACATGCAGCTATGAGTTTTTCATTTGCTTTATTAGCAGGCTATGCTACACGTAATCCTTTGATCGCATTAGCTTTGTTTATACACGCATTTGCTGTTAGTGATTCGAGGCTTGTTCTACATGTTCATTATCCAATAGATGTAGTTGGAGGAGCTATTCTCGGAGTAGTAGTTGCTCTATTATCGGTTATACTATATATATGTTTTAATAATCCAGGGAAATACCTTGTATCTATAACCATTCCATCTCTTATCGCTTCTATTATCTCATCAATAGAAATGCCAGAATATACGGATGCCCCGCTCTTAACAGGTTTATCGCTGGGAGCTCTGCTATCCGGACTCTTGATCATTAAAACCAATAATGAGTTTCTATATATAGATAGATGGTTGTTTAAAGCCATAAGCTTATTTACAGCTTTCACCGGATCGGTAATTGTGTTTATTCTGGAAAGCATAAATATTTACCCTGCGGTTTTAATGGCAGGATCGGTATTTAGTATACTAGTATTGATGTCGAGACTAATAGCATATGAGATCATCAAACATCTAGGAAGAACGCAATAA
- a CDS encoding complex I subunit 5 family protein, which translates to MLMNSVDASILVTKYLILATLSSLILIGGSIVDKRRILGRILRVIGYIGIILFVVIDALYMHILNSISYPFLLLLSLICVSITIYTEGYSRVLFGMARVLQVPVEILSVSMLMLFSSTLLIEFVMFWIITELIGFMIILFNGTHESWRAAITYLVVGALTADISLFTVLAVLAQNIGLENIFSLSIKNIMLLQSSVNPLLSILILLGFIAKAALVPFHFWLPDAYTVAPTPASALFSGVMEKMSVFSILIIFYMINVDYILTGTILIILGLLTSIYAGLQAILQSDAKRLLSYSTMGYSGCIMGFVGLYALTGFEEIVLYAFLLLIFAHGLSKSLLFMNAGTMEILANTREIYDLGYLARIDRRGAFTIVFGGLSLLGAPPTIGFIAKFLGFAAALFAVIRYGVIGVPLLVSLAFMSAAGIVYVLKYLGSYYGGYKPFIGRVIKYYLLDWGEILSVILIIVLGIVGSYMVYVLLSSIYVLILDIILLLALLITQLNIKRIKIREEEPWIGGAYP; encoded by the coding sequence ATGCTTATGAATAGTGTTGACGCTAGTATTCTAGTTACCAAATACCTTATCTTAGCAACTTTATCATCATTAATACTTATCGGTGGAAGCATTGTTGATAAAAGAAGAATTTTGGGTAGGATTCTCCGTGTAATAGGATATATTGGAATTATCTTGTTTGTTGTGATTGATGCATTGTATATGCATATTTTAAATAGTATATCTTATCCATTTCTGTTATTGCTTAGCCTTATCTGTGTTTCTATAACCATTTATACAGAGGGATACTCTAGAGTCTTATTTGGTATGGCGAGAGTTTTACAAGTACCGGTAGAGATACTATCAGTTTCTATGTTGATGTTGTTTTCTTCAACACTATTGATAGAATTTGTAATGTTTTGGATTATAACTGAGCTCATAGGTTTTATGATAATATTATTTAATGGAACACATGAATCGTGGAGAGCTGCCATAACTTATCTAGTAGTTGGTGCATTAACAGCTGATATAAGCTTATTCACAGTGCTTGCAGTTCTTGCTCAAAATATCGGGTTAGAAAATATATTTTCGCTCTCAATTAAGAATATAATGCTTTTACAAAGTAGTGTTAATCCACTATTATCTATATTGATTCTTTTAGGCTTTATAGCGAAAGCAGCTCTTGTCCCATTTCATTTCTGGTTGCCAGACGCTTATACAGTGGCACCTACTCCAGCATCGGCTCTCTTTAGTGGAGTTATGGAGAAAATGAGTGTCTTTAGTATACTAATTATATTCTACATGATTAATGTTGATTATATCCTTACTGGTACGATATTGATTATACTGGGTCTACTAACATCTATCTATGCTGGTTTACAAGCTATTCTACAATCTGATGCTAAGAGGTTGTTATCATATAGTACTATGGGTTATAGTGGTTGTATAATGGGCTTTGTAGGACTTTATGCCCTTACTGGTTTTGAAGAAATAGTATTATATGCTTTTCTGCTCCTAATCTTTGCTCATGGTCTCTCTAAGTCACTACTTTTTATGAATGCTGGTACCATGGAGATTCTTGCAAATACAAGGGAAATATACGATCTAGGATATCTAGCTAGGATAGATAGAAGAGGTGCATTCACAATTGTATTTGGTGGATTAAGTCTTTTAGGGGCTCCTCCAACTATTGGTTTTATAGCAAAGTTCTTAGGGTTTGCAGCTGCATTGTTTGCTGTTATAAGATATGGAGTAATAGGTGTCCCATTGCTTGTCTCGCTAGCATTCATGTCTGCAGCTGGGATCGTATATGTGCTGAAATACTTGGGGAGCTATTATGGGGGATACAAGCCTTTTATCGGCAGGGTCATTAAGTACTATCTCTTAGATTGGGGCGAAATTCTTAGTGTTATTCTAATAATTGTTCTAGGAATAGTTGGATCATATATGGTATATGTTCTGCTTTCATCGATTTATGTGTTAATACTAGATATTATTTTACTCTTGGCGTTGTTGATTACGCAACTAAATATTAAGAGGATAAAAATACGTGAAGAAGAACCCTGGATTGGAGGTGCTTATCCATGA
- a CDS encoding archease, translating to MSEKIVERGLPGKFDYLEHTADLYIVAYGKNILELFENAGLSVFESMTDTSSIKKKQVREIVSEGFDLENLLYRWLEDLLTLYYSENLICSQIQVLSLNIMKREDEIQYVIKGKCSGDYFDPNKHVSKVEIKAVTYHLMRIIKDEEKWKAYFVLDI from the coding sequence ATGTCTGAGAAAATTGTAGAAAGAGGTTTGCCGGGTAAATTTGATTATTTAGAACACACTGCTGATCTATACATAGTTGCATATGGTAAAAACATACTTGAACTTTTCGAAAATGCTGGTTTATCAGTTTTCGAATCCATGACTGATACTAGTAGTATCAAGAAGAAACAAGTGAGAGAAATAGTGAGTGAAGGCTTCGATCTCGAGAACCTATTGTATCGATGGCTTGAAGATTTACTGACACTATATTATAGTGAAAACCTTATTTGTAGCCAAATACAAGTACTATCTCTAAACATTATGAAAAGAGAAGATGAAATACAATACGTTATTAAGGGAAAATGCAGTGGAGACTACTTTGACCCAAACAAACATGTTTCAAAAGTAGAGATAAAAGCTGTAACGTATCACTTAATGAGAATAATTAAAGATGAAGAGAAATGGAAGGCATACTTTGTTCTAGACATTTAG
- a CDS encoding RNA-guided pseudouridylation complex pseudouridine synthase subunit Cbf5 — protein sequence MTGVLPVALANATKVIGNVIHTIKEYVMVIQLHTPVDNERLREVLRYFTGVIYQRPPLRSSVKRVIRTRRIHYIDLLEHSDRYVLVRVGCEAGTYMRKLAHDIGLLLGVGAHMRELRRTRTGPYKEDETLVRMQEVSEALYLWRNKGDERYLRKIILPVETAIAHLPKIIIRDTAVDAVAHGAHLAVPGIVRLTKDVALNKTVAILTLKGELVALGTALKSAVEIANMKKGIVVRTKRVYMKPGIYPAVWKKRQEQ from the coding sequence GTGACCGGCGTATTACCTGTTGCATTAGCTAATGCTACAAAGGTTATAGGAAATGTTATTCATACAATTAAAGAGTACGTGATGGTGATCCAGCTTCATACACCAGTAGATAACGAGAGGCTCCGAGAAGTTTTGAGGTACTTTACAGGCGTAATCTATCAACGGCCACCACTAAGATCTAGCGTTAAAAGAGTTATTAGAACACGTAGGATACACTATATTGATCTACTGGAGCACAGTGATAGATATGTATTGGTTCGTGTAGGATGTGAAGCAGGTACTTATATGAGAAAACTAGCGCATGACATAGGATTACTACTTGGTGTAGGAGCACATATGAGAGAACTTAGAAGAACACGTACGGGACCTTATAAAGAAGACGAAACACTTGTTAGAATGCAAGAAGTCAGCGAAGCCCTCTATCTGTGGAGAAACAAAGGTGATGAAAGATATTTGAGAAAAATAATTTTGCCTGTTGAAACAGCTATAGCGCATTTACCCAAGATAATAATACGTGACACAGCAGTTGATGCTGTCGCTCATGGAGCTCATTTAGCGGTTCCTGGAATTGTTAGATTGACTAAAGATGTAGCACTAAACAAGACCGTTGCAATATTAACTCTTAAAGGCGAACTAGTTGCTCTAGGCACCGCGTTGAAAAGTGCTGTAGAAATTGCAAATATGAAGAAGGGGATTGTTGTTAGAACTAAGAGAGTATATATGAAACCTGGTATTTATCCAGCTGTTTGGAAGAAGAGGCAAGAACAATAA
- a CDS encoding complex I subunit 5 family protein, which yields MIITMMIIYVIFMILSISVIYLPVRKRSLLVFLRVIAYVLPAILSLLGLFDPISFVFIAVAIPVGLLVSLYNLWYAGSKYDRSWDLVRLLDLFNITIIYTFLAPNLLLFISIWTITEIIGFLLVSFEGGDEAFRAGYRFFFLKSLAFELSALSILAILSQNISIIDSLILPFNELPKTYLDLIQALLVTLGFITTSAIVPLHFWLPNAHSIAPSSASSVLSGLTVKMGFYGLIRITSFLRLPISYWWILLSLSILTSIYGFTVLLVQKDIKRLLAYSTIGNTGFIAALLSIYAISHNNLLYTATMLNIYAHAIYKAALFINTGTIVMLAHTRNIERLSGLVAFTPYSSMGVLFNILSVIGVPPTIGFIGKLVAVVALLIVNDLALKMLGLLTIVYAILISIIYGYRILSIHWRVTSIEFSASYIPLYPQIIELIMGSLGIIYGLIIFLLFNVGMLLILSIVNVFALLLVAVLIAVFYYNIRARIMREVSTS from the coding sequence ATGATAATCACAATGATGATTATCTATGTAATTTTCATGATTTTATCAATATCTGTAATTTATCTACCTGTGCGGAAAAGGAGCCTATTAGTATTCTTAAGAGTAATTGCATATGTATTACCTGCTATTTTGTCTTTATTAGGATTATTCGACCCCATTTCATTCGTATTTATAGCAGTGGCCATACCTGTAGGGTTGCTCGTTAGCTTATATAACTTATGGTATGCTGGATCAAAATATGATAGAAGTTGGGATCTAGTTCGTTTACTGGACTTATTCAACATAACCATTATATATACATTTCTAGCTCCTAATTTATTGCTATTTATATCTATATGGACAATCACTGAAATCATTGGTTTTCTACTTGTCAGTTTCGAGGGTGGAGACGAAGCTTTTCGTGCAGGATATAGGTTCTTTTTCCTGAAGAGCTTGGCATTTGAGTTATCTGCACTTTCCATATTAGCTATTTTGTCTCAGAATATTAGCATAATTGATTCTTTAATATTGCCATTCAATGAGTTACCTAAGACATACTTAGATCTTATACAAGCATTGCTTGTTACACTAGGATTCATTACTACATCAGCAATAGTGCCTCTTCATTTTTGGCTACCAAATGCTCACAGTATCGCTCCAAGTAGTGCATCAAGCGTATTGAGTGGATTAACGGTAAAGATGGGATTCTATGGATTGATAAGAATAACTAGTTTTCTTAGATTACCGATTAGCTATTGGTGGATATTGCTTAGCCTAAGTATTCTTACATCAATTTATGGGTTTACAGTTTTACTTGTTCAAAAAGATATTAAGAGACTACTTGCATACAGTACCATTGGCAATACAGGTTTCATAGCGGCTCTCTTATCAATATATGCAATATCACATAATAACCTTCTATATACTGCCACGATGCTTAACATATATGCTCATGCAATATATAAGGCTGCATTATTCATTAATACTGGGACAATAGTTATGTTAGCACATACTCGAAACATAGAGCGTCTAAGCGGGTTGGTTGCTTTTACTCCTTATTCTAGTATGGGTGTTCTATTTAACATCTTGAGTGTTATAGGAGTACCTCCAACAATAGGTTTTATAGGTAAGTTAGTTGCTGTTGTTGCGTTATTAATAGTTAATGATTTAGCTTTGAAGATGCTGGGGTTACTAACTATTGTTTATGCAATACTTATAAGTATTATCTATGGTTATAGAATATTATCTATACACTGGCGCGTTACATCAATTGAATTCTCGGCTTCTTATATACCTTTATATCCGCAGATAATCGAGCTGATAATGGGTAGTTTGGGCATAATTTATGGGTTAATTATTTTTCTCTTGTTCAATGTTGGAATGTTGCTTATTCTTTCCATTGTAAATGTCTTTGCACTTCTACTAGTTGCTGTATTGATCGCAGTCTTCTACTACAATATTAGAGCACGTATAATGAGGGAGGTGAGTACGAGTTGA
- a CDS encoding archaemetzincin family Zn-dependent metalloprotease — MLKVLFVPLNRNYVFDYIDDWKNIVADSLSRAGLSSEILIWPSTIKPSMKCFNWARKQYLAPCIIENMGNMFYDYLNEYFIVGIGYIDGYDYGLNFVFGEASPINRIAVVFTRRLDPRFYGEEPNYNLYLERVAKEIVHELGHLLGLSHCKRRTCVMSFSNSVYEVDAKTRFFCETCSNTLRKLNV; from the coding sequence ATGTTGAAAGTTTTGTTTGTCCCGTTGAATCGAAACTATGTTTTCGACTATATTGATGACTGGAAAAATATAGTTGCAGACTCACTAAGCAGAGCCGGATTGAGTTCTGAAATACTGATTTGGCCCTCTACTATTAAGCCTTCTATGAAATGTTTTAACTGGGCTCGAAAACAGTATCTTGCTCCATGTATTATTGAGAATATGGGAAATATGTTTTATGATTACTTAAACGAGTATTTTATTGTTGGTATTGGTTATATTGATGGATATGATTATGGATTAAACTTTGTCTTCGGGGAGGCTTCTCCTATAAATAGGATAGCAGTTGTTTTTACACGCAGACTTGATCCAAGGTTTTATGGTGAAGAACCAAATTATAACCTCTATTTGGAGAGAGTAGCTAAGGAAATAGTGCATGAACTAGGACATTTATTGGGTTTAAGCCATTGTAAGAGAAGAACATGTGTTATGAGCTTTAGTAATTCTGTATATGAAGTTGATGCCAAGACTAGGTTTTTCTGTGAAACATGCTCTAATACTTTGAGAAAACTAAATGTCTAG